The following nucleotide sequence is from Tardiphaga alba.
CCTTGGACAGCTTGCCTAGAGATTTCCCGAGCGACTCCTGACTGACGTCGGCCAGTTCCGCGGCATAGCTGAGTTTAGAAAGCGCCTCGACACCAACACCGGTCGACTGCGACATCTTGTTGAGGTTGTCAGCATTGTCGATTGCATGCTTGACCATGACGCCAAGCGCAGCGCCGGCCGCGAGCGCGGCGGCAGCAACAGCCGCCAGCCCCGTCTGCACAAGGCTTCCGAACGTCGCCAGGCTGGACTGAGAGTCCTTAAGGCCCTTGTCGAAGGAGGCAGTATCCGCCCCCAGCACGACCCGCAGCGCACCGATAACGGCGGCACCAGCCATATCAGGTTTCCTTGGATTTGATCGCACCACCCATCAGCTGCGTCCACTGCTTTGCGATGGCCAGCATCTGTTCAGGTGATTGCGGCTTACGTTCTCGGTCACGCGCCATCATTTGGCGCAACGGAACGGGACGCTTTGAGCGAGGGAAATAGGCGATCTGCCAAGCCATCAGCGCCCGCTCGTTATACTCACGGGTGAATAGCGCCTGCTTGCCCGCGCAGATCAGGGCGATCACGCGTGGGGTTTTGTTCCAGAAGCCGTCCGGGTCAAAGCCGAACGACACCCATTGCTTCAGGAGGCCCGGCCAGTCCCAGCCTTGCGCCGAGCCGCCCGATTGGGAGGGCGCGGCGTGCCGCTCGCCTCCGGAAAAGCTATCTGGATAGCTTCGACAACTTTGGCGAGCGACTGGAGCATGCCGCCATTCGCCTCCATGATCTCGCCAGCCTCTTTCAACGTCACCTCGGGGTGATGCTCAAAGAGCGCCGCGTGAACCATATGACGCGTCATCGTCAAGCTCATCTTCGACGCATCAGCCATTTCGGTCATGAGCGTCGTGAGATTCTTTCCCGTCGATTCCTCGAGGCGACAGATGGCATCAACCGAATACTTAAGCGTATAGGTCTCGCCCCCGGCCGTGAGCGACACTTCGCCCTTGTGCGGATTGCCCATGGGTTACGCCTGCTCCAACGTCGGCTTGCCGGATACTTTGAAAGTCGACGACGCCGTCATCTTGTCATCGAGCGGACTGTCGGGCTCGAAGCCCGTGAGAATGCCGGTGAAGCTGAACGTCGATCCGTCAGGGAATTCAATGACGCGCTGGATCGCCGCGTCCGGGCCGTCGAGGTCAAATTCGGCCATCATGCTGGCGGCAGCTGTGCCGCCCGGAACGAAGTTCAACTCGAGGCTCACCTCGCCACCGTCCTTCATGCCGGCAATAAACTCGCGCCATGCACCTGGGCTCTGCTCGTGGGATGCGTCGACAGAGTCGCGGGACATCCCTGGGGGCGTGATGCTGGTGACCTCCGCCAGCGTAACGAGCGGGCTGCCCGACTTGAACAGCGTGCCATAGCCAATGCGTGCTTCGGTAGCCATCGCGATGATCTCCGGTAAGTGATGGGGTGGTGTTAGGTTTGGGCTCGAATTTTTGCGGCGAGCCGCGCCGCCTTTTTGGCGAGGCGGACGCGCGCCTTCTCAATCTGGTCGGCCAACTCGGTCTTGATGCCGTCCAGCACCTTCATGACGTTGCCGTCGAAGGCGGGACGCAGATGCGGATGCGCGGCCTGATGCGCATTGCCGAACTCGGTCTGCACTGACTTCGGATGCGGGGTCGGGCCGATGTAGACCTCGACGTCGCTTTCCTTCTTGTTTTGGCTCTTCTGCCGGCGCGAGAGCTTGGTACCGATCGTGTAGGACTGCTTCAGGCCACCCGTCATGCGCGGCGCATTCAGCTCGCCAGCATCGCGGATCGGCGCGCCCTGCGCCTTCAGCGTCCGCTGCAGCACATTGCGCGCGGTCGCCTTCGGCAGTTCGGCCAGAGCCTCGTCCAACTCGGCGAGCCCCTCGATCTTGAAGGACTGCTTGGCCATCAGGATTCGTCGTGCCAGAAAATGAAGTCGCGGCCGACCCGATGGAGCTTGGTCGCGTTGTCATAGTCCTCGCGTTCGTCGACCTGAAACACGCCCTGCACTGTTACGGCGTCACCGCCGGAGCCCATCACGCCGCTGAAGCCATCGATCCGGTCCTTGATCAGGCCGGCAAGCGCCACAGACGCATCGCCGGTCAAAGCCCAAGCATCGATCTGGATGCGCGGCCGCGCCAGGTGTGACGGCCCCTGCATATGATAATCGCCGGGTCCGCCCATGCGCGTATAGACGATACTCGCCTGGTTGATCCCCTGCGGGATCTTGAGCGGATAGACGCGCGCACCAACGATGGCCGCAATGCCGATATCGGCCAGCAAGAACTGTCGCAGTGCTGGCCGGATGTCCTTCACGATCAGACCGCGACGCCGGACTCGATGATGTTCACATCAAGCACGGTCGTCGACTTGGCGATGCCGATGATTGTGGCATAGCCGCCAGAGGCAATGTCCGCGACTGGGCAGATGCCGCCGGCCGTTTTGGACAGGTAATAGGCCAGCCCGGCCGTCAGCGTAGCGCCCGGCGTGAGATCGCCCGACTTGTGGATAGTCAGGGGCTGGTTGAGCGATGCGCCATTCAGCGCGACGCCGCGCACCTTGCGGACTGCGGCCGTGGCGGAATCGCTGTCAGCCAGCAGGTATTTCTTGGTCGTCGGATCGAGATAGACGGCCTTTCCGGCGATGATCGTCTCACCGGCGAAACCCGACTCCTGCTTGGAGTCGCTGCCGGCGATGACGTTGGCTGCGGTGATGCTGAGATCTGCCATGGTCCTGGTCCTTCGGGGTTAGGTGGTGACGTCGGCGCGGCGGCTGGTGATGATCTTGAGACCTTCCCGCCGGTTGATTTCGTGAACTGCGAGCACGTCATGAATGCTACGCTCTGGAATGACATGACCGGGATCGAGGGCTTCCGCCTCGCTCAACGCCGGGTGAATGATCCGATCAAGCGGCGTCAGCACCGCCACGTCAGACGAATAGCGAATACGAAACTCGATCTGTTCGCCGGCCACCTTCTCCGGCGAGGAGAAGCGCTCGTCCCCGCGCACCGGCCACATCGAAGCGGCACGGCGCAACGCAACGTTTGACCACGCCTCGAGCGGCTCCCCCGACGGTGATTGCGTGAGGCTCTTGCGCTGGATGGAAATGCGACGGTCGAGACTACCTGCCTTCATCGGTCAAGCCAGGCTCTGGAAGGGGAAAAGCAGGCCGCGAACCGCAAGTGGCAGTTCCGCTACCGTCGAACCAACGACGACCGCCTCTCGGTTTGCGTACCAGTGCCCAACCAGAAGCAGGATAGCCTGCTTGATTGGTGCCGGCACGGAGGCGGCATCTGGGTAACCCGCGTTGTAGCGGACACGAACAGCCTCACTCTGCGACATCACCTGCGGCCACGAGGCACCGTATGTGAGCGCGACGCGCGGCATCCCAGGTTGCCCGACCAAGCGATAGTCGGTGCCGGGAACAATTTGCTCGGCACCATCCTCGTCGTCATATTTTACGCTGACGATGTTGACCACCGGCGGGAACGCTAGCCGGATATCGCAGAATCCGAAGCTGTCACCACGCCATTCGAGCACTTGAGGCATGATAGCCCGGCCGAGCGAGCCGGCCGGACCATCCATGTGGCCCGTCGCGGCAGCGATCAAGCCATCAATGTAGACATCGTCGTCCGCAAACTCTTCGGCATGCAGATGCTTCTTGGCATCAGCACGCGAAACCGGGAATACGGTCGGTGGAGTGACGACGACGATTGGCATGGATCAGTTCACCAGAACGTGGAAGGTGCCGATCTTGGCATTACCTCCCTGCGCCAGAACGATCTTCACGCGGTCATTTGCCAGCGCGACCTTGTCCTGAATCGCCGTTCCACCGGAAGCATACAGCGAGGCAGTGCCACCTGCGTCCGAGGTCGGCACGCGCGGACGGGCGTTGACGGCTGCCGTCACATTCGTTCGGGTGAGCAGGCTTTCGCCGGTCGCCTCCGACGTGACGGTGAAATCAACCGTGTTGTCGAAGGGCGTTACGCCGTGCGGCACGTACTGGATGGCGTGCAACTCGCCCGACAGGCGAGGCGTGTAAGCAGTCGCCGATCCATCGGCAGCAGTGGTGACCGTAACCTTGTAGCGCTTCATGATGCTTCTCCAAATGGCGCCGCAGCGCCGGGTTGGCGATGGCGCGGGCTACTTG
It contains:
- a CDS encoding phage tail tube protein — its product is MATEARIGYGTLFKSGSPLVTLAEVTSITPPGMSRDSVDASHEQSPGAWREFIAGMKDGGEVSLELNFVPGGTAAASMMAEFDLDGPDAAIQRVIEFPDGSTFSFTGILTGFEPDSPLDDKMTASSTFKVSGKPTLEQA
- a CDS encoding HK97-gp10 family putative phage morphogenesis protein — translated: MAKQSFKIEGLAELDEALAELPKATARNVLQRTLKAQGAPIRDAGELNAPRMTGGLKQSYTIGTKLSRRQKSQNKKESDVEVYIGPTPHPKSVQTEFGNAHQAAHPHLRPAFDGNVMKVLDGIKTELADQIEKARVRLAKKAARLAAKIRAQT
- the gp17 gene encoding tail completion protein gp17, which codes for MKDIRPALRQFLLADIGIAAIVGARVYPLKIPQGINQASIVYTRMGGPGDYHMQGPSHLARPRIQIDAWALTGDASVALAGLIKDRIDGFSGVMGSGGDAVTVQGVFQVDEREDYDNATKLHRVGRDFIFWHDES
- a CDS encoding head-tail adaptor protein, with product MKAGSLDRRISIQRKSLTQSPSGEPLEAWSNVALRRAASMWPVRGDERFSSPEKVAGEQIEFRIRYSSDVAVLTPLDRIIHPALSEAEALDPGHVIPERSIHDVLAVHEINRREGLKIITSRRADVTT
- a CDS encoding head-tail connector protein, with amino-acid sequence MPIVVVTPPTVFPVSRADAKKHLHAEEFADDDVYIDGLIAAATGHMDGPAGSLGRAIMPQVLEWRGDSFGFCDIRLAFPPVVNIVSVKYDDEDGAEQIVPGTDYRLVGQPGMPRVALTYGASWPQVMSQSEAVRVRYNAGYPDAASVPAPIKQAILLLVGHWYANREAVVVGSTVAELPLAVRGLLFPFQSLA